One genomic region from Cydia pomonella isolate Wapato2018A chromosome 4, ilCydPomo1, whole genome shotgun sequence encodes:
- the LOC133516873 gene encoding large ribosomal subunit protein eL39 — protein sequence MSAHKTFIIKRKLAKKLKQNRPIPQWVRMRTGNTIRYNAKRRHWRRTKLKL from the exons ATG tcggctcacaagaCATTTATTATCAAGCGCAAGCTTGCGAAAAAGCTTAAACAAAACAGGCCTATCCCGCAATGGGTGAGAATGCGCACAGGAAACACTATTCG GTACAATGCTAAGAGGCGTCACTGGAGGAGGACTAAGCTGAAGCTGTAA